A portion of the Toxoplasma gondii ME49 chromosome VIIb, whole genome shotgun sequence genome contains these proteins:
- a CDS encoding hypothetical protein (encoded by transcript TGME49_255270~Predicted trans-membrane domain (TMHMM2.0):76-99:108-131:178-201:210-233:239-262), which produces MLPTYHRGGCPCFPSLIPPATFMSFMSNFCHRLAHLSLMDLQFSLAQFSLLLFSPRKVYEFASIRKKQKNYYARDDPGFLLLLFFFFLVTGVVYALAFSHSAVGFLFTSLAPPVYLLLSALIFPFLHYVFLRCRPRPSHSRLRSSHSSRSREGRHLAPSSSAGPRPELLFCFDVHWNASFLYLVFGLILYLVLLPLLRLLPLTLEVLLANSVQVVGLTAYCYITALGYARLGFSDSSLPFFLPALLFLVVATVATVFSVNLGDILVSSLLYSQNQVAGPAVQVIGVQESTVRGANTTMGTPPGVPEVSVHLESTAGK; this is translated from the coding sequence ATGTTGCCGACGTATCACAGGGGTGGGTGTCCctgtttcccttctctgATCCCTCCCGCTACCTTCATGTCTTTTATGTCGAATTTCTGTCACCGGCTGGCGCATCTTTCTTTGATGGATTTGCAGTTCTCGCTAGCccagttttctcttcttctatTTTCGCCACGCAAAGTTTACGAGTTCGCCAGTAtccggaagaaacagaaaaactaTTACGCTCGAGATGACCCAGGttttctgctgctcctcttcttcttcttccttgtcacTGGCGTTGTATACgctcttgccttctctcacTCCGCTGTCGGCTTTCTATTCACATCCTTAGCTCCCCCTGTCTACTTGCTGCTTTCGGCTCTCATTTTCCCTTTCTTACACtacgtttttcttcgttgtcgTCCCCGACCGTCTCATTCGCGCTTACGTTCTAGCCACTCTTCGCGATCACGCGAAGGACGGCATTTGGCCCCGTCTTCATCTGCAGGGCCCCGCCCTGAGTTGCTCTTTTGTTTCGATGTTCACTGGAATGCCTCGTTTCTGTATCTTGTCTTTGGCCTCATTCTCTATCTCGtactcctccctctccttcgtcttcttcctctgacCCTCGAAGTCTTGCTTGCAAATTCCGTACAGGTTGTTGGACTTACTGCGTACTGTTACATCACAGCTCTGGGATACGCACGACTCGGGTTCTCAGACTCTtcacttcccttcttcctgcctgctcttctttttctcgttgtCGCCACTGTGGCTactgtcttctccgtcaaCCTCGGAGACATTCTCGTCAGTTCTCTCCTCTATTCTCAGAACCAAGTTGCCGGACCTGCCGTGCAGGTAATTGGTGTCCAAGAGTCTACAGTTAGGGGGGCGAATACCACGATGGGGACGCCGCCAGGTGTCCCTGAGGTGTCAGTGCACCTGGAATCAACGGCTGGCAAGTGA